The genomic segment GATCACTCGGCCTCCCCAAGAAAATGGTATTTGAGTTCTTTGGCTCAGAACGTACTTGACCGACTAAAAAAAGTCACTTTCAGAATATGACTATGAAAATAGATAATGCGAAATTAGAAAACTTTGAGGAGTTCGAGATAGTACCTTGTATATAGGATGAAGCCTTCTTTGAGCTCTCACCAGGACAATAAACACCACGGTGCAAAGTTTTCTGGTTATTTTGAGAAAAGATCGATCCACCAAGGAATATCTGGTTCTCGTTCCCATTCACCCGTGGGTGGTGGTTGCAAGGCGAGAATGGCTTATCAAGAAAATGTTTTTGGCTCACTTTTATCGAAGAACCTGACACGATTCCCTGATCCATCAAAGACAGCAGTTGCATAGCTGGAATTGCATCATTCGAGTAGGGATCTAAAGACCCCactgattttgggctcgacCCGATTCTTCCCTCGCCACCCTTTATATCACTGATGGTTTTTCCCTTGTGACACTGGTCAGAGAATGAATACATTCCCATGCTATTCGGGGGAATGTGATGAAATGGTACATTTTCACATCTGGGAGGCCACAAGAGATCTGGTACTTCACGTGGTCTTGGACCGGCTATGATGGAACTTGAAGTCAAATATCGTGGTTTCCTCTGTTGAGTAGGCGTAAATGGAGTTATGAGTTTGAATTGGCTTTCATCCAGTTTGCTCATGTCCATTTGATACTGGTTCAAACGAGGGAAGCTTACAGGAATACTTTGGCCAACACATATGTTGCCACTTGCAACAGGGACACCAGTTCTGGCATTTCCTGGAGGAAAATTAATCATCCTGTGACATCCATCTGCATAAAGTGCAGATGACCCTCTGATAGAACTGTTGATGCCCACAGATGTGACATGTTTCCCTAAATTTCCAAGTTCCCTATCACGTTTGTTCTTGGCCAATAGTTCAATTATTTCCATTTCATCTGAAGCTCCTCGAAGTTCTATATTCTTATATACACTTTGAACAGTTGACGACTCATAAACTCCCAATGGTCTTTTGCCTTCTGTGGCTGTTTCTTTATTTAGTGAAGTAGAGACGTCCTGGAAAATTAACAGAAATATTAATCAGTTAAACACAACTGAACAAAAATGATACATCGAACATATAGTTTTCATAGACAGGCCAAACAGCAACATGCGACATTAGGTTAGGAAACCACACAACTAGAAGTAAAATCCTAGCTTTCTTTTGTCTTTCTTATGCTCCCTCTATTGGGGAAAATTGTCAGCATCGTCCTTTCGACTCCAACCAGTAGTTAACTAGTAGAATGACTGTTAATCCTATAGGAGAAAACCTGCATCCCTAACGGactaaaacaaccaaaatcAGTTAAACAAGTGAAACTTTGAGAAAAAATATGTACGAGGACGCTATTTTGGTCTCGACATCCAATTTCAAGTCAAATATCAGGCACTCGCACTGGTCCAATCATCCCAAAACACAAAAACTTATTCAAAGACGATTTCTTAAGAACTACAAGCTTACTGGATACTTCATAAGCTTATGTTAATCATCAAACTAGCATGCAAACAACAGAAGTTCCTGCTAACACTCAAAGACAATTTGCATACCAAAGTATTATGATGGAGCAAACTCCTCTCCTCAAAAAGATTCTGCAATTGCTTCCCTTGCATCATATCTGTTTTCTGGCCAAATGACTCGTTGAGATCAGGAATTCCCCTATGCTGCCTGAAAGGATATTGATTGTTGGAGTTCCTTTCAGAATCTATAAAGCTGTTGAGCGAAAGGTCCAATCCCACTTTTGCCTTGATATTGCATTCTCCAAGAATGCTTTTCCCAGAAGGAGTAAAAGGGTTATGATCAGCTTCAATTTCAGGGCTTTTACTATTTGAAGGATCAGAGATCATATCCATTAGTTGTGCAGGTAGAAAACTCCGGACGTATGGTCCTACATCCACAAATGTAGAAGGAACATGCCCTGGCTTATATATACTAGTCTCAGCAACAGCATCTTTCAATGAATTTTCAGAATTTGCAGCATATGTCTTCGGAACCTCTTGTAATTTCACTGATCCATTGTCAATAACAATCGGCCTTGTCTTTTTGCTCATATATAGGGCCTTACCTTTCTTGGCCTTGATCCGTTGAGCCTTCGAAGCAAGCTGAAAACTCGGTCGTGTGGATGCATCCCCTCCTGATTCTGAATCAGAAGTTTCAACTCTACTATGAATTTTCCCGCCATCTAGCATTAGACCCCTGAATCGTTTAGCTGTGCCTTTTGAGAATTTCATCTCCAAAGGTTCTATGTCTTCCTCAAGGGCCATCTTTCGCTTTCTTGGAGGACTTCGAGTGCCTTTTGAAATGCCAGAAAGGATGTCTGGCATAGGAGCTAAAATTGCTTCCATCCCAGTAGATGTAACCTGAACTCCATTGGATGACGCAGATCTTGTTCTTTGATGCTCGATTATAAGATTTGTTTCCTCCTCCATTATATCAGCCAAGGAACGTAACTTTGGTTTTCTCCGGTGTGGCACAAAACTAAATGCGCCATTGCTTACCGATGCTGAATTAAATGGCTCATCATAAGCATCTGTCACAAAAGTTAAAAATGCCCTTGTCAAGAAAATCTTTATGACAGCAACAATCATaagtaattttatataaattcacaAAACGCTTTCAAGTTACCTGCAGAATGTGAGTCTATTTCTTGAACCTGCAATGGATCAGCTTCTGTTATATTAGAACACAAATTTCCACCTTCTTTGGTTCGGACATCTGTTTTGTCTTTGCTGCCTGCATGGTTAATCTCAATTTTACAGAAAACCATGGGGAAATGGAATACAGTGAAATAGATTTGCTTAAGAAATAGCTAACTGTAGAAGGCTTCCATGATAGCAGAACTCACATGTCTTATGCCCCTCAGCCCGAGGTGGATTAGAATTCATGATATTATCACTTGGATCATTGTCTGCATGATAACTTCCGTAGTCTCTTGGCCCATTTTTATTTCCTTGAAAGGTAGGGGGTCCAGATTAACACAAAGCAAACATAAAAATCGTACCCCGACCCAGTGTTATTTATACATGTTTATAGGCTGAAAAAATGCACGGTTAGTACTTTATTGGAAATTTTATCTTGAATTTACTTGTTTACCAGTTTTCTTTCTGTTGTATAAGAACAAGCCATCTCCTCCATCAACATTCTTACAAGAACTAGTACCAGCAAGACTTCTGTCTGCCAATACCATATCTAGTGTCGTCCTCTCAGTGGCAATCTCTGggatgcagtttgagcagtgcCACCATCGAAATTTGGGAACATATAACATAGGCAGACTATCTGATAGATTACATTCTGAAGCAAACAAGGAGCGAGTCTTCAAATCCTTTTTCCTCATTTCGGAAACAAAGCCACTGCATCGAGAATAGAAAATGAATTCTCTCCATTTGTTGTACTCTAACAAATATACAACCCCATAACAGTAGCTTATTATTATGAGAAACAGTGATTTATTGGACTAAAATAACTCAATGGCCAACTATGAAACGAAATCAATAGGAATTGAACAAAAAATAACCAAAGTTTTCCTGGATTGAATCTGAGCACAAGTCACACATGCATTTTATCCAAAACTTAAGAAAACTTTCACGCTACACGTTACACAGAAAACTAGTTATTTTTTACAGACTGTCAAGAACAGTATAACATTAGCAATGCAAAATGTGTTAGCATCACCAATCAAAGATGGGAAAAAGTGGAGCGCTGACTATGCCAATGATACGCAAACATGTTTCCACCCACCCATGTATCATCTGCCTTCTTCCATTACATGGTTTCGAACAACACTCTACATCCAAATTAATTACTAACATCAAAGATTGGATATGTTAGAAAATATTTATCTTGCCACAAAACCGCAGATACACACCATAAAAACATCTCTTTactataaaatatttcaaatcaaCCAACCTATACAGCGCCGATTTAGATAGAATTTAGCAAGCATGTGTATAGATAAAGCCAAAAGGACTCACCGTATTGAAAAATGCTCATGTGCTGGGGACTCGATCTCTTCAGCAGCGCTACTAAGGTCTATAGCTATTGAGTTGATTTGAACAAGTGACCCAATGGACTTTGCCGCAGAAGCGGCAGAATCACTTTTCCGGTGACTTTCTTCCATAGGCACAATACTCTTGTCCAGTCCAAGAATATATACCTATATTAATTGAATTCAGAAATTAGTAATTGGAATCAACGTATGGTACACTTTcaaggtgtgtgtgtgtgtaatatatatatatatatatatatatatatacacacaactGAGggtttatttatgtaaaattcATTGAAGATGCAATAAATAAACAAGATAGTCCAAGATCATGACAAACGGTTAAATTCCCGTTACAAAAGAAAACGACATCCAAAAATTAAAACCGGATTAAAAAAAGTGACGCTAAACATGTGGCAGCACAAATGTGTAGGGGAACAAATAGTTGAAACCCTAGTTAAAAAACCAACATTTATAAAGCTGTACCGGATCAAAGATTTTTAGCAAATTCCATGATAAACAAATGAAAGATAGCTAAACACACCAAACAGAAAGCAAAACAAGTCAAGAGAAAGAACAACAACAAAGGTAAAGCAATTTAAGGGTTTTCTTTAGGGAAAAATGCTAATATTGCTTTTACCAAGAGAAGTGAAAGATAAAGTATCAGCGGCCAGAAAAAAATTGGACACAAAACCCATTTACAGCATTCAATTATAGCTTGACAAAAATGAAGGTAAATAGTTTAATTAATCTACGCATTAGCACCTCTAACCCAAATTAGGGTTCAGTGAATTAAAGAAAGGTCACTATAATTTCATGGACTAACTTCACTGGAGATGAATCATAAACAGTGACAAACAAGCTAAGTATCAGAGACGACAACATTTATTAAAGAAATCCAAACAAAAAAGGACACAAGATAAATACgccaataaaataaatataaatcctTGGTGCATAAAAATTATGCGCGGCAAGATAATCAGCTGAAAGTCAGCTAAAACATAGTACAAATTTCTCAAAGCACAAAAACAAACTAATCATACAAGAAAACGCAAACCAACAAGCAGCAAAAAGCCACCAGAAAACAAACCTTTCCTGCTGAATCGCAAAATCAGATCAAAATCTCACTGATCGACCCAGAAAATTTTCCCCACGGCTCACTTCGAAAAAATCCTCATTCGATAGGAAAAGGAGAGGAGACTTCAGTTATCTGGTTATCTTGAGGTGATTCGAAAGTGGGTGAGAGGAATTCGAGTGCGAAATGAAAGAGAACCCTAGAGCTTTTAGGTTTGAAATTGGTTAGAGAGAGAATGACAAATGTTTTAGTGAGAGAAAATGATATGCTAGACAGGAGAGTGGGTGCTGTGTGGTGCGTGTATCCCTTTCTTTATTTTCTTCTGTACGATTACTTTTAATAATATACTAtctttattaaattatatatatatatatagatcattatttaatttttgaaatattttttaaaattattattttattatatatgaaagtTATAATATCTTTATTTAATGCAAAACAATCACATCAAATCCATATTTTAACTATCATGTCATCGTAAAAATATATCTAAAAAtagcaacaacaaaaaaaataaaagaaaatcataaaacatgaactaataatatttgatctccTGCGGCATAATTTAATCCCACATGCAACGTAGGAGAGAGAAAATTCGAGCCAATCAGATCGCGCCAGCAGTGCAATGCTTATCACCATCCACTATATTTGTCCTGAGAAACCCTAGTCAAACGAGAGTCAAACGCGTGGAGACACGCGCTGACCTTTGAAGGGTGGTCAGCCAGTCGTTGTCTTGTCCACGCACTAACGAGAGACTTGATTGGCGCGTGGGAGCACTGTTTGCTGATGCGTGTGGAGAAGCTTTTCGAGGGCATTTAAATGACAACCCTAAAAATTTTGTGTGGTAATAAAGGGGGGGCGAGGTGAGGTGGGGATAACCCTAGAACCTGACAGGTCCGGGGGTGATAAATGATAATTAACTTACCAAATTTTTAGGAAACCAttgcataaaaaaattattgatttgtTGGTTGTTAGAGATAAATTTAGGGTTTTAGGATgtaattttgaatcttaattcaaataaatatccatccTACAAAATATATTTCTGTCTGCCCTTAATTAAATAGTGCCCTAGATTAAGAAACATGTTattggtttttttaaaaaaaaaatccgtGTTTCCGGTTCACGAACAGTTACGTacgcaataaaaataataataatacttcatttctttttcataaatgatgTATCATACGAGGATCGAATAAAATACATGTAGGATCATGGAATTCTACTTCATATTTAGTTTCGATACAAAAATTTGTGGGTAGAAAATGTAATTTAAAAGCATTATTATTAGATAAATTATTATAtccttaattatatatataattttaattaattaattaagtaattagGATATTAAGTAAAGCCATCATTCGtgataaataaattaatgaaatattgAGTATATTGTGAAAAATTAGTGAACTGACACCCAATGTTCTCGCATTCATGTGCATTAAGGTTCCACAATATTGTGTTCTTTGACCCAACATATTATAATGGGTTTTGTTTTATAGCATGGGATAATTAAAAACATATAatcatatatttttaatgaaattatCGCATTCTGACCCCcccaaaaaaaataattcagactTTACTTTTCATTGGCGTTTCATATTATTTTACGGAAATAATCAACACAAGTTTTAAAAAGTCTTTGAATTTTCCCCacaatacacacacatatataatagAGGATGGGGGTATcacataaattatttaaataaatattgtaaaataatttttacgTGCTTCATATTTACGACAAATAAGATGCATTTAGTTTCAAGTTTTTATGATATAACTGGTCATTAGTAGACAATAAACTTTTCTATCACTAAACGTCACAGAACCTACTTCATAATTAATCCTATGCGGCGAAATTAACTATTTTAGATATAGCCACTCATCATTTTACgtacgtgtgtatatatatatatacacacgtacGTAAAATGATGAATGGCAAACATAAGAAATTTGtatcacaaaaatgatatatgaacTCGTTTTTTTATGTACATACTACAGGATAAATTTGTATTCTTCATAAAGTGATATATAAATAGTGTTTATCTAGCGAACATGGAAGACATGATGATAGTgcaaaatgaaataaataagtaCGAAGGGCATTTTTGTCAAATCCAAATAATTATGACATGAACATATACCTGccaaaatttaattttggagaaaaaaaattcatattccTTAAAAATGGGTATAATTTAGTTGGTTGAATGGATCTAACTCATTGTCGGCACATTTCAGTGCTTTCCCTGAAAATTTTATATGGCAtgtataatatttcatttatcaccatggtttaaaataaaatagtGCATGGATGATGAGTTTTTTAAGTAATTTGTGTCTTTATGATATTGTGTATTAgcaaaaatttatatgagacggtttcattagttgtattttgtgagacagatcttttatttgagttatctatgaaaaagtatcactttttatgctaaaaatattattttttattgtgaatatcggtaatgacacgtctcacagataaagattcgtaaaaccgtctcacaaaagacgtaCTCTTGTATattattatgttatgatttataaaatttagTTTATTTTGCTTTAAGCCAATAATAGTTTcccgttttaaaaaaaatcacaatatGGGACCAAAAACATAATAGAGAGTCATGTTTAGAGAGAGAAACTCTCACCTCTCACTAGAAGGGGCGACTTGGTCATTCTTGCTCGGGAGTTCGTAGCTTTGGTTGTACCGAGTTGAAGTTTTTTGTGGGtcgatttatttatatttttcatcCTTCTTCACTCCTCCGTTCTATCAACTTCGTGTTTTCCAGCTGCATTGTGGATTGGGCATATCAGatatttgatatattgtttCAGTGAGTAAAGCTTTGGAAGATAGTCATAGTGTTGGGAAGAATTGTGAAGCTTCTCCTCTGCAGCCTCTAGAATCTGCTCCTAATGTTGCAGTTTTTTTCTGGGGGGAATGGTGATGGTGCTTGGGTAGTAGCTATGAATAGGAAGATTACTAATGCGAAGAACATTTCTCATGTGCATCCAAGGATGGTTGACAAGCAACCGCGTGTTTCTTTTGTCAATCTCTTCAAGAATAATAGGATGAC from the Primulina eburnea isolate SZY01 chromosome 3, ASM2296580v1, whole genome shotgun sequence genome contains:
- the LOC140825037 gene encoding uncharacterized protein → MEESHRKSDSAASAAKSIGSLVQINSIAIDLSSAAEEIESPAHEHFSIRGFVSEMRKKDLKTRSLFASECNLSDSLPMLYVPKFRWWHCSNCIPEIATERTTLDMVLADRSLAGTSSCKNVDGGDGLFLYNRKKTGNKNGPRDYGSYHADNDPSDNIMNSNPPRAEGHKTCSKDKTDVRTKEGGNLCSNITEADPLQVQEIDSHSADAYDEPFNSASVSNGAFSFVPHRRKPKLRSLADIMEEETNLIIEHQRTRSASSNGVQVTSTGMEAILAPMPDILSGISKGTRSPPRKRKMALEEDIEPLEMKFSKGTAKRFRGLMLDGGKIHSRVETSDSESGGDASTRPSFQLASKAQRIKAKKGKALYMSKKTRPIVIDNGSVKLQEVPKTYAANSENSLKDAVAETSIYKPGHVPSTFVDVGPYVRSFLPAQLMDMISDPSNSKSPEIEADHNPFTPSGKSILGECNIKAKVGLDLSLNSFIDSERNSNNQYPFRQHRGIPDLNESFGQKTDMMQGKQLQNLFEERSLLHHNTLDVSTSLNKETATEGKRPLGVYESSTVQSVYKNIELRGASDEMEIIELLAKNKRDRELGNLGKHVTSVGINSSIRGSSALYADGCHRMINFPPGNARTGVPVASGNICVGQSIPVSFPRLNQYQMDMSKLDESQFKLITPFTPTQQRKPRYLTSSSIIAGPRPREVPDLLWPPRCENVPFHHIPPNSMGMYSFSDQCHKGKTISDIKGGEGRIGSSPKSVGSLDPYSNDAIPAMQLLSLMDQGIVSGSSIKVSQKHFLDKPFSPCNHHPRVNGNENQIFLGGSIFSQNNQKTLHRGVYCPGESSKKASSYIQVGQVRSEPKNSNTIFLGRPSDHVTQPSKNNPALSICILNKNPADFSIPDSSNKYTISAKDLKRRNMNASKERSRTVNLENKKRARVRKNGFAKENSKN